Proteins from a genomic interval of Kitasatospora herbaricolor:
- a CDS encoding acyl carrier protein — protein sequence MITETAFIQIVRDELALPLAETDLENDFDKVVSWDSLHLLRLIAAVEKETGKRVSVGKLLSERSLRGIYTLLAA from the coding sequence ATGATCACCGAGACCGCCTTCATCCAGATCGTCCGTGACGAGCTCGCCCTCCCGCTGGCCGAGACCGACCTTGAGAACGACTTCGACAAGGTCGTCTCCTGGGACTCCCTGCACCTGCTGCGCCTGATCGCCGCGGTGGAGAAGGAGACCGGGAAGCGGGTGTCGGTCGGCAAGCTGCTCTCCGAGCGCAGCCTGCGCGGCATCTACACGCTGCTGGCCGCCTGA
- a CDS encoding MMPL family transporter: protein MFKALASLLHQRRRLVLLASLVLLVVAGAIGSSLQQHLTNGASDYDDPGGGNVTARKVIQQATGIDPQQGYVLLVRTDVPLTADSPVPPEVAAAVGLLKGRPEVKRVLDYSGAHLPALIAEDGRSTVVLADLGTLSSPSDVDAVKALEHDVAADPLLKDRTLLGGATVGHVQVGEVSEKDLGMAETLSLPILLVLLVIVFRGLVAGLIPLLGGVFAMMLAMLGTRVLTLFTNVSTSAMNLIFALGLGLCIDFSLLMVSRFREEYAAGVEAGVEGTARAVRRTVLTAGRTVAFSAFTVAVALSALLIFPLPYLRSLGSSGILTVLSAAFFALVVLPAVLAVLGPKIDALSFRRGRAEGAARVVRRWERLAHGVMRRPLLYAVTGVVVLLGIAAPVTGIKFTGVDQSVLPRSVSAGQVAEELGTEYAQQPASVRIVLDAPADASAALDEYGTRVGRVPGVQRVAAPVQLDAGHWQIDASVAGEPLQAAALDTVQQVQRTAAPFQARFTGASADFLAQRASIGDHLLPAGLVLAGLTVLLLFLFTGSVWLAFQGLLMNALSVAAAFGMLVWVFQQGHLSGLLDFTATGALEETSPVVLFALAFGLSTDYNVFLLGRIKEARGTGLDERSAVAVGISRTGGIVTSAALLFFVAIGALGLSRLAFIKELGLGAAFAVLIDAAVVRTLLVPAVMAMLGKAAWWAPGPLKRLHERFGVDEGGAGDEEEPAPAGARTAAPKLVTTA, encoded by the coding sequence ATGTTCAAAGCACTCGCATCCCTCCTCCACCAGAGGCGGCGGCTGGTCCTGCTGGCATCGCTGGTACTGCTGGTCGTCGCGGGAGCCATCGGTTCCTCGCTCCAGCAGCACCTGACCAACGGGGCCTCCGACTACGACGACCCCGGAGGCGGCAACGTCACCGCCCGCAAGGTGATCCAGCAGGCCACCGGGATCGACCCGCAGCAGGGCTACGTCCTGCTGGTCCGCACCGACGTCCCGCTGACCGCCGACTCGCCCGTCCCGCCGGAGGTCGCCGCCGCGGTCGGCCTGCTGAAGGGCCGGCCCGAGGTCAAGCGGGTGCTGGACTACTCCGGCGCCCACCTGCCGGCGCTGATCGCCGAGGACGGCCGCAGCACCGTCGTGCTGGCCGACCTGGGCACCCTCAGCTCGCCCTCCGACGTCGACGCCGTGAAGGCGCTGGAGCACGACGTCGCCGCCGACCCGCTGCTGAAGGACCGCACGCTGCTCGGCGGCGCGACCGTCGGCCACGTCCAGGTCGGCGAGGTGTCCGAGAAGGACCTGGGGATGGCCGAGACGCTCTCGCTGCCGATCCTGCTGGTCCTGCTGGTGATCGTCTTCCGCGGCCTGGTCGCCGGCCTGATCCCGCTGCTCGGCGGGGTCTTCGCGATGATGCTGGCGATGCTCGGCACCCGGGTGCTCACGCTGTTCACCAACGTCTCCACCAGCGCGATGAACCTGATCTTCGCACTCGGGCTCGGGCTCTGCATCGACTTCAGCCTGCTGATGGTCTCCCGCTTCCGCGAGGAGTACGCGGCCGGCGTCGAGGCCGGGGTCGAGGGCACCGCCCGGGCCGTCCGCCGCACGGTGCTGACCGCCGGGCGGACCGTCGCGTTCAGCGCCTTCACCGTCGCCGTGGCGCTCTCCGCGCTGCTCATCTTCCCGCTGCCGTACCTGCGTTCGCTCGGCAGCTCGGGCATCCTCACGGTGCTGTCGGCCGCCTTCTTCGCGCTGGTCGTGCTGCCCGCGGTGCTCGCCGTGCTCGGCCCGAAGATCGACGCGCTGTCCTTCCGCCGCGGCCGCGCCGAGGGCGCGGCCCGGGTGGTCCGCCGCTGGGAGCGCCTCGCGCACGGCGTGATGCGCCGCCCGCTGCTGTACGCGGTGACCGGTGTGGTCGTCCTGCTCGGCATCGCGGCCCCGGTGACCGGCATCAAGTTCACCGGCGTCGACCAGTCGGTGCTGCCGCGCTCGGTCTCCGCCGGGCAGGTCGCCGAGGAGCTCGGCACCGAGTACGCCCAGCAGCCCGCCTCGGTGCGGATCGTGCTGGACGCCCCGGCCGACGCGAGCGCCGCGCTCGACGAGTACGGCACCCGGGTCGGCCGGGTGCCGGGCGTGCAGCGCGTCGCCGCCCCCGTCCAGCTGGACGCCGGCCACTGGCAGATCGACGCCTCGGTGGCGGGCGAGCCGCTGCAGGCCGCGGCCCTGGACACCGTCCAGCAGGTGCAGCGCACCGCGGCGCCGTTCCAGGCCCGGTTCACCGGCGCCAGCGCCGACTTCCTGGCCCAGCGCGCCAGCATCGGCGACCACCTGCTGCCCGCCGGCCTGGTGCTGGCCGGGCTGACCGTCCTGCTGCTCTTCCTGTTCACCGGCTCGGTCTGGCTGGCCTTCCAGGGCCTGCTGATGAACGCGCTGTCGGTCGCCGCCGCGTTCGGCATGCTGGTCTGGGTCTTCCAGCAGGGCCACCTGTCCGGCCTGCTGGACTTCACCGCCACCGGCGCGCTGGAGGAGACCTCGCCGGTGGTGCTGTTCGCGCTCGCCTTCGGGCTCTCCACCGACTACAACGTCTTCCTGCTGGGCCGGATCAAGGAGGCCCGCGGCACCGGCCTGGACGAGCGCTCGGCCGTCGCGGTCGGCATCTCCCGCACCGGCGGCATCGTCACCTCGGCCGCCCTGCTGTTCTTCGTCGCGATCGGCGCGCTCGGCCTGTCCCGGCTGGCCTTCATCAAGGAGCTCGGCCTGGGCGCCGCCTTCGCGGTGCTGATCGACGCGGCCGTGGTGCGCACCCTGCTCGTCCCGGCCGTGATGGCCATGCTCGGCAAGGCCGCCTGGTGGGCCCCGGGCCCGCTGAAGCGGCTGCACGAGCGGTTCGGCGTGGACGAGGGCGGCGCCGGCGACGAGGAGGAGCCGGCCCCGGCCGGTGCCCGGACGGCGGCACCGAAGCTGGTCACCACCGCCTGA
- a CDS encoding fatty acyl-AMP ligase → MTRFETFTELVLARTGALGAKDAFIFLRDGATGSEADHLTYADLDTEAKRVASWLQSKGTFGKQVLLLFPSSMAFVKAFVGCLYAGAVAVPAPLPGDQGHHFQRVAGILHDAEVRAVLTDAANEPQISAWLAAEGLDHISCLAVDGVDEHGEPAYGDPEAWTRPSFGPDHLAFLQYTSGSTSAPKGVMVSHRNLLANEAAIQRSVGSDSESRFGGWLPFYHDMGLIGHILQPLWLGGSAVLMSPVSFLKRPFRWLQMIDQYKVTVGGGPNFAYDLCLRRVTDEQLATLDLSSWVAACNGAEPIRAETLRAFAERFAPAGFRAESFFPCYGMAETTLLVSGTPLGQAPVERTADAVALERGELLAAAEGSASRTLVSSGIVEDFDVRIVEPQSLTQQPDGHVGEIWIKGDSVAPGYWARPETNKEIFDAGIAGTEGPDAAGWLRTGDLGVLDEGQLYVTGRLKEMVIINGRNLYPHDVERAVQAMDPALGAGAGSVFAVDTDREHLVVVQEVRATAASTDLPTLLAGIRQLVGKEFNVPAGNVLLVRPGTIRKTTSGKIQRTLMRKLFLDGAITALHSSLDTEVAALLRASAEPVLEPVA, encoded by the coding sequence TTGACGAGGTTCGAGACCTTCACGGAACTGGTTCTCGCGCGCACCGGCGCCCTGGGGGCCAAGGACGCGTTCATCTTCCTGCGGGACGGCGCGACCGGCTCCGAGGCCGACCACCTGACCTACGCCGACCTCGACACCGAGGCCAAGCGGGTGGCGTCCTGGCTGCAGAGCAAGGGCACCTTCGGCAAGCAGGTGCTGCTGCTGTTCCCGTCCAGCATGGCGTTCGTCAAGGCGTTCGTCGGCTGCCTGTACGCCGGCGCGGTGGCCGTTCCCGCGCCGCTGCCCGGCGACCAGGGCCACCACTTCCAGCGGGTGGCCGGCATCCTGCACGACGCCGAGGTGCGCGCGGTGCTCACCGACGCCGCCAACGAGCCGCAGATCTCGGCCTGGCTGGCCGCCGAGGGGCTCGACCACATCTCCTGCCTCGCCGTCGACGGCGTGGACGAGCACGGCGAGCCGGCCTACGGCGACCCCGAGGCGTGGACCAGGCCGAGCTTCGGCCCCGACCACCTGGCCTTCCTGCAGTACACCTCCGGCTCGACCAGCGCCCCCAAGGGCGTGATGGTCTCGCACCGCAACCTGCTCGCCAACGAGGCCGCCATCCAGCGCTCGGTCGGCTCCGACTCCGAGTCCCGGTTCGGCGGTTGGCTGCCCTTCTACCACGACATGGGCCTGATCGGGCACATCCTGCAGCCGCTCTGGCTGGGCGGCTCGGCGGTGCTGATGTCCCCGGTGTCCTTCCTGAAGCGGCCGTTCCGCTGGCTGCAGATGATCGACCAGTACAAGGTCACCGTCGGCGGCGGCCCCAACTTCGCCTACGACCTCTGCCTGCGCCGGGTCACCGACGAGCAGCTCGCCACCCTGGACCTCTCCAGCTGGGTGGCCGCCTGCAACGGCGCCGAGCCGATCCGGGCCGAGACCCTGCGCGCCTTCGCCGAGCGCTTCGCGCCGGCCGGGTTCCGCGCCGAGTCCTTCTTCCCCTGCTACGGCATGGCGGAGACCACCCTGCTGGTCTCCGGGACCCCGCTCGGCCAGGCCCCGGTCGAACGGACCGCCGACGCGGTGGCGCTGGAGCGCGGCGAGCTGCTCGCCGCCGCCGAGGGCAGCGCGTCCCGCACCCTGGTCAGCAGCGGCATCGTCGAGGACTTCGACGTCCGGATCGTCGAGCCGCAGTCGCTCACCCAGCAGCCGGACGGCCACGTCGGCGAGATCTGGATCAAGGGCGACAGCGTGGCCCCCGGCTACTGGGCCCGCCCGGAGACCAACAAGGAGATCTTCGACGCCGGCATCGCGGGCACCGAGGGCCCGGACGCCGCCGGCTGGCTGCGCACCGGCGACCTGGGCGTGCTCGACGAGGGCCAGCTCTACGTCACCGGCCGGCTCAAGGAAATGGTCATCATCAACGGCCGCAACCTCTACCCGCACGACGTGGAGCGCGCCGTCCAGGCGATGGACCCGGCGCTCGGCGCCGGCGCCGGCTCGGTCTTCGCGGTGGACACCGACCGCGAGCACCTGGTGGTCGTCCAGGAGGTGCGCGCCACCGCGGCGAGCACCGACCTGCCGACCCTGCTGGCCGGCATCCGGCAGCTGGTCGGCAAGGAGTTCAACGTCCCGGCGGGCAACGTGCTGCTGGTGCGCCCCGGCACCATCCGCAAGACCACCTCCGGCAAGATCCAGCGGACCCTGATGCGCAAGCTGTTCCTGGACGGCGCCATCACGGCGCTGCACTCCTCGCTGGACACCGAGGTCGCCGCGCTGCTCCGGGCCTCCGCCGAGCCCGTGCTGGAACCGGTGGCCTGA
- a CDS encoding acyl-CoA dehydrogenase, which produces MDHAPYRLAERLEAHLGDPADPATLFSAARCVELDEREQFPAELCEQLEAWGIQDYYVPVAHGGRLESYEQLLQLIRTVARRDLTVAIGHGKTYLGGVCVWTSGSAGQAAALAADIEACVPVSLGLTERAHGSDLLAGELVAEPDGTGGYLVSGEKWLINNATRGSVLSLLTRTAEAGGPRGFSVLLVDKRTLGPEHYRCLDKIPTHGIRGADISGIAFDRAPVPASAVVGTVGGGVETVLKALQLTRTMCAALSLGAADHALTLALDFAEQRELYGRRLIDLPKARRTLADAAADVLVGEALALVASRSVHTLTGELSITAAVTKYLVPTGTEGVIAELTRLLGARAFLKDVYAGGMFQKIDRDHRIVGLFDGNTLVNLNSLISQFRSLVRAYRRGLGDPAGAEAAFRLAAPQSELDPARLSLVARHGSSVIASLPGTVAALRAAAATEPALKGALASAERLQDRTAQVHDAMERHQNAVGDVPVEAFETAKRYALCFAGAACLGLWAHNREEAAAGRTGRLWQDGRWLRPALDRVLRRLGESTPDDPEGYEELLGLLRGARAGGELFSLLPLALAGARTTAGTTIEGASC; this is translated from the coding sequence ATGGACCACGCCCCCTACCGGCTCGCCGAGCGCCTGGAGGCCCACCTCGGCGACCCGGCCGACCCCGCCACCCTGTTCTCCGCGGCCCGCTGCGTGGAACTCGACGAGCGGGAGCAGTTCCCGGCCGAGCTGTGCGAGCAGCTGGAGGCCTGGGGCATCCAGGACTACTACGTCCCCGTCGCGCACGGCGGCCGGCTGGAGAGCTACGAGCAGTTGCTCCAGCTGATCCGCACGGTCGCCCGGCGCGATCTCACGGTGGCGATAGGGCACGGCAAGACGTACCTCGGGGGCGTCTGCGTCTGGACCTCCGGCTCGGCCGGCCAGGCCGCCGCGCTCGCGGCGGACATCGAGGCCTGCGTCCCCGTCTCGCTCGGCCTCACCGAGCGGGCGCACGGCAGCGACCTGCTGGCCGGCGAGCTGGTGGCCGAGCCGGACGGCACCGGCGGCTACCTGGTCTCGGGCGAGAAGTGGCTGATCAACAACGCCACCCGGGGCAGCGTGCTGTCCCTGCTCACCCGGACCGCCGAGGCCGGCGGCCCGCGCGGGTTCAGCGTGCTGCTGGTCGACAAGCGGACCCTCGGCCCGGAGCACTACCGCTGCCTGGACAAGATCCCCACCCACGGGATCCGGGGCGCCGACATCAGCGGCATCGCCTTCGACCGCGCCCCGGTGCCCGCCTCCGCCGTGGTCGGCACCGTCGGCGGCGGCGTGGAGACCGTCCTCAAGGCCCTCCAGCTGACCCGGACGATGTGCGCCGCGCTCTCGCTCGGCGCCGCCGACCACGCGCTCACCCTGGCCCTGGACTTCGCCGAGCAGCGCGAGCTGTACGGCCGCCGGCTGATCGACCTGCCCAAGGCCCGCCGGACCCTGGCGGACGCCGCCGCCGACGTGCTGGTCGGCGAGGCGCTCGCGCTGGTGGCCTCCCGCTCGGTGCACACCCTGACCGGCGAGCTGAGCATCACCGCGGCGGTCACCAAGTACCTGGTGCCGACCGGCACCGAGGGCGTGATCGCCGAGCTGACCAGACTGCTCGGCGCCCGGGCCTTCCTCAAGGACGTGTACGCGGGCGGCATGTTCCAGAAGATCGACCGCGACCACCGGATCGTCGGCCTGTTCGACGGCAACACCCTGGTGAACCTGAACTCGCTGATCAGCCAGTTCCGTTCACTGGTCCGGGCGTACCGCCGCGGGCTGGGTGACCCGGCCGGCGCCGAGGCCGCCTTCCGGCTGGCCGCCCCGCAGTCCGAGCTGGACCCGGCGCGCCTGTCCCTGGTCGCCCGGCACGGCAGCTCGGTGATCGCCTCGCTGCCCGGCACCGTGGCGGCGCTCCGCGCGGCCGCCGCCACCGAGCCCGCGCTGAAGGGCGCGCTGGCCTCGGCCGAGCGGCTGCAGGACCGCACCGCTCAGGTGCACGACGCCATGGAGCGGCACCAGAACGCCGTCGGCGACGTCCCCGTGGAGGCCTTCGAGACGGCCAAGCGGTACGCGCTCTGCTTCGCCGGCGCGGCCTGCCTCGGCCTGTGGGCGCACAACCGCGAGGAGGCCGCCGCCGGCCGCACCGGGCGGCTCTGGCAGGACGGCCGCTGGCTGCGTCCCGCGCTGGACCGGGTGCTGCGCCGGCTCGGCGAGAGCACCCCGGACGATCCCGAGGGCTACGAGGAACTCCTCGGTCTGCTCCGCGGGGCGAGAGCCGGCGGCGAGCTCTTCTCGCTGCTTCCGCTCGCCCTGGCCGGGGCCCGCACCACCGCAGGTACCACCATCGAGGGGGCGTCATGCTGA
- a CDS encoding DUF6059 family protein — MADRLWWRVPRFLHLMMHQIWAGLVATGSMAGLVPPARALELIIEGERPPELPTGHPERLVPDLPPTAQEAELWRQLEFLDRLV, encoded by the coding sequence ATGGCCGATCGGCTGTGGTGGCGGGTACCCAGATTCCTCCACCTGATGATGCATCAGATCTGGGCTGGCCTGGTGGCGACGGGGAGCATGGCCGGGCTGGTGCCGCCGGCCCGTGCGCTGGAGCTCATCATCGAGGGCGAGCGGCCGCCGGAGCTGCCCACCGGGCACCCCGAGCGGCTCGTCCCCGACCTGCCGCCGACCGCCCAGGAGGCGGAACTGTGGCGGCAGTTGGAGTTCCTGGACCGCCTGGTCTGA
- a CDS encoding acyl-CoA dehydrogenase, translating to MLSETVDPARPATAATGQEQEARARVAELEARFGDPHDQANPMGQHQLLAADEAGEISAAGEAVLDGLNLNADFVPRALGGRLDRLDTLVRVMRQVFRRDVTLGLGYGATTFMAAVNVWTTGDAAQQRRLAEVLLANRKAAVAYHELAHGNDFVRNEFAATPDGTGGFRLNGSKQVINNAGRADVLTLFSRTSDAPGSRSHSVLMVERELLDQARVEVLPRYSSVGVRGCHLAGLSFTDCPVPGSALVGELGQGVELALRSFQMTRSAVPGMAMGAADTALRTVVRFALGRQLYKRSVMDIPHARETLSAAFLDLLISDSLSLTATRAVHLLPEETSVYASAVKYLVPRMLNDAMHDLSIVLGARFYVREGEFGVFQKHVRDLPVLSLGHAGSAACQATIIPQLPRLARRAWFSGEPAPDTLFRPGDDLPELPFGRLTLASGRDGLSASLIAAVDQLPSGNPVELSVHGAALRFMDELRQLQEDALALSPQDRTALASPASFALADRYAVLLAAASVIGVWRQARGGEDPFLADPSWAAAALHRLGRRLGMRQPDLPDGCEERVREEVLRRFHDRRSYDLYDSPLAG from the coding sequence ATGCTGAGCGAGACCGTCGACCCGGCCCGGCCGGCCACGGCGGCCACCGGCCAGGAGCAGGAGGCCCGGGCCCGGGTCGCCGAGCTGGAGGCCCGGTTCGGGGACCCGCACGACCAGGCCAATCCGATGGGCCAGCACCAGCTGCTGGCCGCCGACGAGGCGGGCGAGATCTCCGCGGCCGGCGAGGCCGTGCTGGACGGGCTCAACCTCAACGCGGACTTCGTGCCGCGCGCGCTCGGCGGGCGCCTGGACCGGCTGGACACGCTGGTCCGGGTGATGCGCCAGGTCTTCCGCCGCGACGTCACGCTCGGGCTCGGCTACGGCGCCACCACCTTCATGGCCGCCGTCAACGTCTGGACCACCGGCGACGCCGCGCAGCAGCGCCGGCTCGCCGAGGTCCTGCTCGCCAACCGCAAGGCCGCGGTGGCGTACCACGAGCTGGCGCACGGCAACGACTTCGTCCGCAACGAGTTCGCGGCCACCCCGGACGGCACCGGCGGGTTCCGGCTGAACGGCAGCAAGCAGGTGATCAACAACGCCGGACGGGCGGACGTGCTCACCCTCTTCAGCCGCACCTCCGACGCGCCGGGCAGCCGCAGCCACTCCGTCCTGATGGTCGAACGCGAACTCCTCGACCAGGCCCGGGTGGAGGTGCTGCCCCGCTACAGCAGCGTCGGGGTGCGCGGCTGCCACCTGGCCGGACTCTCCTTCACCGACTGCCCGGTGCCCGGCTCGGCGCTGGTCGGCGAACTCGGCCAGGGCGTCGAACTCGCCCTGCGGTCCTTCCAGATGACCCGCAGCGCCGTCCCCGGGATGGCGATGGGGGCGGCCGACACCGCCCTGCGCACGGTGGTGCGCTTCGCCCTCGGCCGGCAGCTCTACAAGCGCTCGGTGATGGACATCCCGCACGCCCGGGAGACCCTGTCGGCGGCCTTCCTGGACCTGCTGATCTCCGACAGCCTCTCGCTGACCGCGACCCGCGCCGTGCACCTGCTGCCCGAGGAGACCAGCGTCTACGCCTCCGCGGTGAAGTACCTGGTGCCGCGGATGCTCAACGACGCGATGCACGACCTGTCGATCGTGCTGGGCGCCCGGTTCTACGTCCGCGAGGGCGAGTTCGGCGTCTTCCAGAAGCACGTCCGGGACCTCCCGGTGCTGAGCCTGGGCCACGCCGGGTCGGCCGCCTGCCAGGCGACCATCATCCCGCAGCTGCCCCGGCTGGCCCGGCGGGCCTGGTTCAGCGGCGAACCCGCCCCGGACACCCTGTTCCGCCCCGGCGACGACCTGCCCGAGCTGCCCTTCGGCCGGCTCACCCTGGCCAGCGGCCGGGACGGCCTGAGCGCCTCGCTGATCGCCGCCGTGGACCAGCTCCCCAGCGGCAACCCGGTGGAGCTCTCGGTGCACGGCGCCGCCCTGCGCTTCATGGACGAGCTGCGCCAGCTGCAGGAGGACGCCCTGGCGCTCTCCCCGCAGGACCGCACCGCGCTCGCCAGCCCGGCCAGCTTCGCGCTCGCCGACCGCTACGCCGTGCTGCTCGCCGCCGCCTCCGTGATCGGCGTCTGGCGCCAGGCCCGCGGCGGCGAGGACCCCTTCCTGGCGGACCCGTCCTGGGCGGCCGCCGCGCTGCACCGGCTCGGCCGGCGGCTCGGCATGCGCCAGCCGGACCTGCCGGACGGCTGCGAGGAGCGGGTGCGCGAGGAGGTGCTCCGGCGCTTCCACGACCGGCGCAGCTACGACCTGTACGACAGCCCGCTCGCGGGCTGA